The following are encoded together in the Halorubrum lacusprofundi ATCC 49239 genome:
- a CDS encoding DUF4268 domain-containing protein, producing the protein MDRNISRIQEHGLRSVWENEERDFTRWLTENIDLLASELGIEIEDARAEEAVGDFSADIVAREMNTGETVVIENQYNRTDHDHLGKLLTYSSGKNAGFTMWLAEEFRPEHRSVLEWLNESGPKGAKFFAIKPRVVSIEGAEERGFEFEVVVEPNEWEREVSTESLSDSERSYRQFFTEMVEAYSQRRPNWYKLKPGARSYLTFSAGISRVRFGWAFHQGPEFSVELYISTPDKERNEEIFEALKQEQTDIETNLGVELEWERLPEKQASRIKQPKDLDGTITELTTDQRNHLIEWGVDAMDEFEKEFEPRISALGSS; encoded by the coding sequence ATGGATCGGAATATCTCGCGAATCCAAGAACACGGACTCCGTTCGGTCTGGGAAAACGAGGAGCGAGATTTCACAAGATGGTTGACGGAGAACATCGACCTGCTCGCGTCGGAGTTGGGAATAGAGATCGAGGACGCACGAGCAGAGGAAGCTGTCGGCGATTTCTCGGCTGATATCGTTGCACGAGAGATGAACACAGGTGAGACCGTCGTTATCGAGAACCAATACAACAGGACAGACCATGATCACTTGGGTAAGCTCTTGACGTACTCATCTGGGAAGAACGCCGGGTTCACGATGTGGCTCGCCGAAGAGTTCCGACCGGAGCACCGGAGCGTGCTCGAATGGTTGAACGAATCCGGGCCGAAAGGTGCGAAATTCTTCGCGATCAAACCTCGCGTCGTGAGTATCGAGGGGGCCGAGGAGCGTGGCTTCGAGTTCGAAGTCGTCGTTGAGCCCAACGAATGGGAACGAGAAGTTAGTACCGAGTCTCTTTCCGACTCCGAGCGCAGCTATCGTCAGTTCTTCACCGAGATGGTGGAGGCGTACTCTCAGAGACGTCCAAACTGGTACAAACTCAAGCCGGGAGCTCGGAGCTATCTAACGTTCAGCGCTGGTATTTCGAGGGTTCGATTTGGATGGGCGTTCCATCAGGGACCGGAATTCTCCGTTGAACTCTACATCTCCACACCGGATAAGGAACGTAACGAGGAGATATTCGAGGCGTTGAAACAAGAACAAACAGATATTGAGACGAATTTAGGCGTCGAGTTAGAGTGGGAACGCTTGCCCGAGAAACAAGCCTCTCGAATTAAACAGCCGAAGGATCTCGACGGGACGATCACCGAACTGACTACTGACCAGCGAAACCATCTGATTGAGTGGGGTGTAGATGCGATGGACGAATTCGAAAAAGAGTTCGAGCCCCGAATTTCCGCTCTCGGGTCCAGCTGA
- a CDS encoding ISH3-like element ISHla1 family transposase: MSKTKQADGEIHEDQLLNFLVNRLDEEVSLSLANNAEITAEDIYEVLVGACADGTSVSTLCASSQNSPAGNTVLYHLRTKFEPERLERVANTLLRKDLDELLPEQVEVCADLHLRPYYGDEDDTDGLYHSVAKRGTTAFHAYATLYARVKNKRYTLAVRRLKDGDTASSVLAEFFGVLDGLDAGVKAVYLDRGFYDSKCLTLLQAHNYAYVIPIIRWGEAIQQELSEGWSRVIQHDLTGKLDGHSWTVDFPVYIDCTYLNGKYDENGVARHGYAADAPFIDSPRDARYHYSKRFGIESSYRLFEQAIATTTTRDPTVRLLYVVVSLLLQNVWRYLHYEYVATPRRGGRRLWWWPYKEFVNMIRRAAWTALAVRRAVPANRPPDDRFHR; encoded by the coding sequence GTGTCTAAAACCAAACAAGCAGACGGTGAGATCCACGAGGACCAGCTTCTTAACTTTCTCGTCAACCGCCTTGACGAGGAAGTTTCGCTCTCGTTAGCCAATAACGCTGAAATCACTGCTGAAGACATCTATGAGGTCCTCGTCGGCGCTTGCGCCGACGGGACCTCTGTCTCTACGCTCTGTGCGTCGAGCCAGAACTCACCCGCTGGGAACACGGTCCTCTACCATCTTCGGACGAAGTTCGAGCCGGAACGGCTCGAACGAGTCGCTAACACGCTCCTGCGAAAGGATCTCGATGAATTGCTCCCCGAACAGGTGGAGGTCTGCGCAGACCTCCACCTGCGGCCCTACTACGGTGACGAAGACGACACAGACGGCCTCTATCACTCGGTAGCGAAGCGTGGAACCACTGCGTTCCACGCCTATGCCACACTCTACGCGCGTGTGAAGAACAAACGCTACACGCTGGCGGTACGCCGTCTCAAAGACGGCGATACCGCAAGTAGTGTCCTCGCTGAGTTCTTCGGTGTCCTCGACGGCCTTGACGCCGGGGTCAAGGCCGTCTACCTTGATCGCGGATTCTACGACAGTAAGTGTCTCACGCTGCTTCAGGCGCACAATTACGCGTACGTGATCCCGATCATCCGGTGGGGTGAGGCGATTCAGCAAGAGCTCTCGGAAGGATGGAGTCGCGTCATTCAGCATGATCTGACGGGGAAACTCGACGGTCACAGCTGGACCGTCGATTTTCCCGTCTACATCGACTGTACGTACCTAAATGGGAAGTATGACGAGAACGGTGTGGCGCGTCACGGCTACGCCGCTGACGCGCCGTTCATCGACTCACCACGGGACGCTCGATACCACTACTCGAAACGCTTCGGTATCGAGTCAAGCTATCGCTTGTTTGAGCAAGCGATAGCGACAACGACAACACGAGATCCAACGGTACGGCTGCTGTACGTGGTGGTGAGTCTCCTCTTACAGAACGTCTGGCGGTACCTTCACTACGAGTATGTGGCGACGCCCCGCCGAGGCGGGCGTCGCCTCTGGTGGTGGCCGTACAAGGAGTTCGTCAATATGATTCGACGAGCTGCGTGGACGGCCCTCGCGGTGCGTCGGGCCGTCCCCGCGAATCGGCCACCTGACGACCGATTCCACCGCTAA
- a CDS encoding restriction endonuclease, with translation MRVSTAKEELLDRGLQIDHEQFEQLCKMVIERAEPTRELELTPFRGDGGIDIHAVIDRELFHARLGVQAKQYTTGNTVGARTLRGFKGALSEQQYHIGTVITTSSFTSGAETSANQDFIRLIDGDRLTDIMIESSIGVVTDDESYELDPTFWSAFEKPERTDSIPPLEVPQADNFDVIRTVIRAVGTGSDINPDIAEYVRRQTDTDTFDPRQADYYGIAAWLLQFLHKDQEIEIDNHTIRHWGLTRLGEEYLTYLDRGNRESADSLLTQQIRDVEIISRVYTQLEEDGTLSRRDITEILAAETDLSDSTTRRRARTVGQWLVRLPEITTSGRGSEQQYVLASTPR, from the coding sequence ATGAGAGTATCGACGGCAAAAGAGGAACTGCTTGATAGGGGGTTACAGATCGATCACGAGCAGTTTGAACAGCTCTGTAAAATGGTGATCGAGCGGGCAGAGCCAACTCGTGAACTCGAGCTAACACCGTTCCGTGGCGATGGTGGTATCGATATTCACGCGGTCATCGATCGAGAACTGTTCCACGCACGGCTCGGCGTACAAGCAAAACAATACACTACCGGTAACACCGTCGGCGCCCGTACCCTCCGCGGATTTAAAGGTGCACTCTCAGAACAACAGTATCATATCGGAACGGTGATCACGACATCCTCGTTCACGTCCGGAGCAGAGACAAGCGCAAACCAAGATTTCATCCGGCTGATCGACGGTGACCGGCTCACGGACATCATGATCGAGAGCAGTATCGGCGTCGTTACAGACGACGAATCGTACGAACTGGATCCCACGTTCTGGAGTGCGTTCGAGAAGCCGGAGCGAACCGACTCAATCCCGCCGCTAGAGGTCCCACAAGCGGACAATTTTGACGTAATACGCACTGTCATCCGAGCGGTTGGAACGGGTTCTGACATCAACCCCGATATCGCAGAATACGTTCGGAGACAGACGGATACAGACACGTTCGATCCGCGGCAAGCGGATTATTACGGTATTGCCGCGTGGCTTCTTCAGTTTCTTCACAAAGACCAGGAGATCGAAATCGACAACCATACGATCCGTCATTGGGGGCTCACTCGGCTCGGTGAGGAATACCTCACGTACCTCGATCGTGGCAATCGAGAATCCGCGGATAGCCTCCTCACACAGCAGATCCGTGATGTCGAGATCATCTCCCGTGTATACACTCAACTAGAAGAAGACGGTACTCTCTCCCGACGTGATATTACGGAGATCCTCGCAGCCGAAACAGATCTCTCGGATTCAACCACTCGTCGACGTGCCCGAACCGTTGGACAGTGGCTTGTCCGCCTCCCTGAAATCACGACGAGCGGTCGAGGATCCGAGCAACAATACGTTCTAGCCTCAACGCCACGTTGA
- a CDS encoding Cdc6/Cdc18 family protein, producing the protein MKAFGDEDTIFEDMDVLNPNEQTYQPESLPEREVELDQIHSALRPATMGSTPLNLIVYGQSGQGKTVGIRLKTDQLQEYADGSEMDLTVVHIRCKGMDGSYHVLTHLVKRLREKRFGPGEELPSGHQRKTLLNMVIENLEKIGGTVIVVLDEIDAIGDDDYILYELPRSNPDGVRLSLIGITNDLQFRENLDADVRSSLGEDEVRFEPYDADQLRNILARRAVGALRDTYFEDNIEDYQYLRSEILSDDTIPLAAALGAQDTGDAREAIRLLFRATRFADDRGESTVTEEHVREARNFLETKAIESGIQTLPNQRMLALMAVTYHGIHGDTPVTTTPIYTQYKTFCEYVDVNVLSNRRFRDRLNDLADTNVLNKRQGRGRGDENQYSLAVDLDTALENLPKESERLGDVAKILREQGGVAGN; encoded by the coding sequence ATGAAGGCGTTCGGTGACGAGGACACGATCTTCGAGGACATGGACGTCCTCAACCCCAACGAGCAGACGTACCAGCCCGAGTCGCTGCCGGAGCGCGAGGTCGAACTCGATCAGATCCACTCTGCCCTCCGTCCAGCGACGATGGGCTCGACGCCGCTCAACTTGATCGTATACGGTCAATCTGGTCAAGGGAAGACAGTCGGAATCCGTCTCAAGACCGACCAACTTCAGGAGTACGCCGATGGCTCCGAGATGGACCTCACTGTGGTTCACATTCGTTGTAAGGGCATGGACGGCTCCTACCACGTCCTGACACACCTCGTCAAGAGACTCCGTGAGAAGCGATTTGGACCCGGTGAGGAGCTCCCGAGCGGTCACCAGCGGAAGACTCTCCTCAACATGGTGATCGAGAATCTGGAGAAGATCGGCGGGACGGTCATCGTTGTCCTCGACGAGATCGACGCCATCGGTGACGACGACTACATCCTCTACGAACTCCCGCGGTCGAATCCGGACGGTGTCCGTCTCTCGCTCATCGGGATCACGAACGATCTCCAGTTCCGCGAGAACCTCGACGCCGATGTCCGGTCAAGCCTCGGCGAAGACGAGGTCCGCTTCGAGCCGTACGATGCTGATCAGCTTCGCAACATCCTCGCACGACGTGCCGTCGGTGCCCTCCGTGACACGTATTTCGAGGACAATATCGAGGACTATCAGTATCTCCGAAGCGAGATTCTGAGTGACGACACGATCCCGCTTGCCGCGGCGTTAGGTGCACAGGATACGGGAGACGCTCGTGAGGCGATCCGCCTGCTGTTCCGTGCGACCCGGTTTGCCGACGATAGGGGAGAGAGCACCGTCACAGAGGAGCACGTGCGTGAAGCACGGAATTTCCTTGAGACAAAGGCCATCGAGTCGGGGATTCAGACGCTCCCGAACCAGCGAATGCTCGCGCTCATGGCGGTCACGTATCACGGGATACACGGCGACACACCTGTGACGACGACGCCCATCTACACCCAGTACAAGACCTTCTGTGAGTACGTGGACGTGAACGTCCTCTCGAACCGGCGATTCCGTGACCGGCTCAACGATCTCGCCGATACGAACGTGCTCAATAAGCGGCAGGGTCGGGGTCGTGGAGACGAAAACCAGTATTCGCTGGCGGTCGACCTTGATACGGCGCTCGAGAACCTCCCGAAGGAATCGGAGCGTCTCGGGGATGTTGCAAAGATTCTCCGAGAACAAGGTGGTGTTGCGGGTAACTAA
- a CDS encoding transcription regulator has protein sequence MDTFSENERLISKAVNFSVTSESLWRIDRITGPADALNQLEQVLFDPTDCNECLTGDTCSTEWEYEMLTSTSTSRTVYTHGVAIEDCHSVPHLQYLTKHPRLAVSAA, from the coding sequence ATGGACACATTCAGTGAAAATGAACGTTTAATCTCTAAAGCGGTTAATTTCTCAGTGACGAGTGAGAGTCTCTGGAGAATTGACCGCATCACCGGTCCAGCTGACGCTCTCAATCAACTCGAACAAGTGCTGTTTGATCCGACAGATTGCAATGAGTGTCTAACCGGCGATACCTGCTCCACAGAATGGGAGTATGAGATGCTCACTTCGACTTCAACCAGCAGAACAGTGTATACTCATGGAGTGGCGATTGAAGACTGTCACTCAGTCCCCCACCTTCAGTACCTCACAAAGCATCCTCGGCTAGCTGTTTCTGCGGCCTGA
- a CDS encoding DNA adenine methylase, giving the protein MVEPILKWAGGKRQLLSEITALFPTTYEAYHEPFVGGGAVFFDQDPDNGTINDLNTRLTTFYEIVRDQPDALIAENKTHEHTEEYYYNARSEFNTLLTQSTPTQDERVREASLLLYLNRTCFNGLYRENSNGEFNVSFGRYSNPDWIQEQRIRKASRVLQDTAVFNTDFSYVVDEASSGDLVYFDPPYEPVSKTADFNSYQAGGFDREDQRRLRDVVIELTEMDVSVILSNSPPVTELYEGHDVFSIRYVDATRAINSDAGSRGEVSEVLITNVPADEQRRKTLSDFTE; this is encoded by the coding sequence ATGGTGGAGCCGATCTTAAAATGGGCGGGTGGGAAGCGCCAGCTTCTCTCAGAAATCACGGCGCTGTTTCCGACCACATATGAGGCGTATCACGAACCGTTCGTGGGAGGTGGTGCTGTCTTTTTTGATCAGGATCCTGATAATGGAACGATCAACGATCTGAACACGCGGTTAACTACTTTTTATGAGATCGTTCGAGACCAACCGGACGCCCTTATTGCCGAGAACAAGACACACGAGCATACGGAAGAATACTACTATAACGCTCGCTCGGAGTTCAATACGCTCCTTACACAGTCGACTCCAACACAGGACGAGCGAGTCCGCGAGGCGAGCTTACTTTTATATTTGAATCGGACATGTTTCAACGGATTGTATCGGGAGAACAGTAATGGCGAATTCAACGTCTCTTTCGGACGGTATTCGAATCCAGATTGGATACAAGAACAGCGAATTCGGAAGGCATCACGCGTTCTCCAAGACACGGCAGTGTTCAATACGGATTTCAGCTACGTCGTCGATGAGGCCTCTAGTGGCGATCTTGTGTATTTTGATCCCCCGTACGAACCGGTGTCGAAAACCGCGGATTTCAATTCATATCAGGCGGGCGGATTTGACCGAGAGGACCAACGCCGACTTCGTGATGTCGTGATAGAACTCACGGAAATGGATGTTTCCGTGATTCTCTCTAATTCGCCGCCGGTCACGGAATTATACGAAGGCCACGATGTGTTCTCGATCAGATACGTAGACGCCACTCGTGCAATAAATAGCGATGCCGGTAGTCGGGGGGAGGTCTCGGAAGTACTCATTACGAACGTTCCGGCAGATGAGCAGCGGCGAAAGACTCTCTCCGACTTTACTGAATGA
- a CDS encoding metallophosphoesterase family protein, translating to MDFDVQRVTPDSGPLQLLVVGDTHVGYRHRPSSTKPPWAQAVDNRRTFSRCLTRARDLGIDTVVHAGDVFDHEITQADTDHVHEEIQRTHDAGIPFYFIHGNHDNEAGNETLRRGPGIHLGGQTITLEQGTVRISGLDYGAGEFLGPLPEVVVDEDLLTSILVLHNTPYPAVDESGSPIYRNDPNHLDLREFLDRADEWLDLIVSGHMHVGSRASIAGYDTPLLVTGPTAEISTSTQENHPSTWLLTISEGDVQIERTELA from the coding sequence GTGGATTTTGATGTTCAACGGGTTACACCCGATTCAGGTCCGTTACAGCTTCTCGTCGTCGGGGATACACACGTCGGGTATCGGCACCGGCCATCGAGCACGAAGCCACCGTGGGCCCAAGCGGTCGACAACAGACGGACGTTCAGTCGGTGCCTCACCCGTGCTCGAGACCTTGGCATCGACACTGTCGTCCACGCTGGCGACGTGTTCGACCACGAGATCACTCAGGCGGACACAGACCACGTTCACGAGGAGATCCAGCGAACCCACGACGCAGGGATTCCCTTCTACTTCATCCACGGGAACCACGACAACGAAGCCGGTAACGAGACGTTACGTCGAGGACCCGGGATCCATCTGGGCGGTCAAACGATAACTCTCGAACAGGGTACCGTCCGAATATCGGGGCTCGATTACGGGGCTGGAGAGTTCTTGGGACCACTGCCGGAGGTTGTCGTTGACGAGGACCTCTTGACCTCGATCCTTGTCCTCCACAATACGCCCTATCCGGCGGTCGACGAGAGCGGGTCACCCATCTACCGAAACGATCCGAACCACCTCGACCTCAGAGAGTTTCTCGACCGAGCTGATGAGTGGCTAGACCTGATCGTTTCGGGGCACATGCACGTCGGGAGTCGCGCTTCGATAGCTGGCTACGATACGCCACTACTCGTTACTGGCCCGACTGCGGAGATCAGCACGTCGACTCAGGAGAATCATCCCTCGACTTGGCTATTGACGATTTCGGAGGGAGATGTCCAGATTGAGCGGACGGAACTGGCATGA